A DNA window from Actinomadura coerulea contains the following coding sequences:
- a CDS encoding MauE/DoxX family redox-associated membrane protein codes for MMTAIQNTQVLLLASVLLVACLAKLTMRERAAGAPDHVHGVPVPARLARLSALRRSRGMTVGLGIGEGALGLALLVTSHLSVRLATTVAFAAATWVVGELRVHRPDAGCGCFGALSAKKVDRRSVLRAMLFTCAAVVSLGAPHAGVDVLRDVPAQVGLMFAIEVALFVALSPELAELAGRHRLPRAAVPCERRRSPMPETYARLYESPAWAEHENAIGSAVPLDVWREGCWRFVAFPGRVRERDVEIVFAVSTSERDPAVRSAVVAAAGRAQ; via the coding sequence ATGATGACGGCGATCCAGAACACGCAGGTCCTGCTGCTGGCGTCGGTGCTGCTGGTGGCGTGCCTGGCGAAGCTGACGATGCGGGAGCGCGCGGCGGGCGCGCCGGACCACGTGCACGGCGTCCCGGTGCCGGCCAGGCTCGCGCGGCTGTCGGCGCTGCGCCGCAGCCGCGGCATGACGGTCGGGCTCGGCATCGGCGAGGGCGCCCTCGGCCTCGCGCTGCTGGTGACCTCTCACCTGTCGGTGCGGCTGGCGACGACGGTGGCGTTCGCCGCCGCGACCTGGGTGGTCGGGGAACTGCGGGTGCACAGGCCGGACGCCGGTTGCGGCTGCTTCGGCGCGCTGAGCGCCAAGAAGGTGGACCGGCGCAGCGTGCTGCGGGCGATGCTGTTCACGTGCGCGGCGGTCGTCTCGCTCGGCGCGCCGCACGCGGGCGTGGACGTGCTGCGCGACGTCCCCGCGCAGGTCGGGCTCATGTTCGCGATCGAGGTCGCGCTGTTCGTGGCGCTGTCCCCGGAGCTGGCGGAGCTGGCCGGGCGGCACCGGCTGCCGCGTGCCGCCGTCCCGTGCGAGCGGCGCCGCAGCCCGATGCCGGAGACGTACGCGAGGCTGTACGAGAGCCCGGCGTGGGCCGAGCACGAGAACGCGATCGGGAGCGCGGTGCCGCTGGACGTCTGGCGGGAGGGCTGCTGGCGGTTCGTGGCCTTCCCCGGACGGGTGCGCGAGCGGGACGTCGAGATCGTGTTCGCGGTGTCGACGTCGGAGCGGGACCCGGCCGTCCGGTCGGCGGTGGTGGCGGCCGCCGGACGCGCGCAGTAG
- a CDS encoding SigE family RNA polymerase sigma factor — translation MVGVNATRHEEFREYVVERGPVLLRAATQLTSDRAEAEDLLQAALAKTYLAWDRIEDRSALDGYVRRAMVNTQISWWRRRKLDVYPTDQLPERPVEDHTDRSEMHDALGRALSRLPERQRLAVMLRYYEDMSEREIAEVLGVSVGTVKSTVSRAMARLRELY, via the coding sequence GTGGTGGGTGTGAACGCGACGCGGCACGAGGAGTTCCGCGAATACGTTGTGGAACGCGGTCCCGTCCTGCTCCGGGCCGCCACGCAGCTCACCAGCGACCGCGCCGAGGCCGAGGACCTCCTCCAGGCCGCCCTCGCCAAGACCTACCTCGCCTGGGACCGCATCGAGGACCGCTCCGCCCTGGACGGCTACGTCCGCCGCGCCATGGTCAACACCCAGATCTCCTGGTGGCGCCGCCGCAAGCTGGACGTCTACCCCACCGACCAGCTCCCCGAACGGCCCGTCGAGGACCACACCGACCGCAGCGAGATGCACGACGCCCTGGGCCGCGCCCTCAGCCGCCTCCCCGAACGCCAGCGCCTCGCCGTGATGCTCCGCTACTACGAGGACATGTCCGAACGGGAGATCGCCGAAGTCCTGGGCGTGAGCGTCGGCACGGTCAAGTCCACCGTCTCGCGGGCCATGGCCCGCCTCCGGGAGCTGTACTAG
- a CDS encoding pirin family protein: protein MPAVMADPLSLPRLPRLPQEGTDWRRVAKVVTAKRHLEGEGFQVRRPFPGIDLSLADPFLLLDHMGAVEYAPGEAKGTPWHPHRGFETVTYIIDGAFQHQDTTGGGGLISDGATQWMTAASGIQHIEQPPPELVAKGGLFHGVQLWVNLPRAQKWVPPRYQDIEARDVKLLAADDGSSLVRVIAGSLAGHDGPGTTYTPINYLHATVAPGARLTLPWPRDFNALVYVLSGRGTAGVEEVALDEGQLAVFAGSHHKGETDGLVVRAADTQPAAGAAGWEILVLGGLPIREPIARYGPFVMNTRDEIVQAFEDFQAGRMGTVPAEKVPHRSEADEPLA from the coding sequence ATGCCTGCCGTGATGGCCGACCCGCTGAGCCTGCCCCGCCTGCCGCGGCTGCCGCAGGAGGGCACCGACTGGCGCCGCGTCGCGAAGGTCGTGACCGCCAAGCGCCACCTGGAGGGCGAGGGCTTCCAGGTCAGGCGCCCCTTCCCGGGCATCGACCTGTCCCTGGCCGACCCGTTCCTGCTCCTCGACCACATGGGCGCCGTCGAGTACGCGCCGGGCGAGGCGAAGGGCACCCCGTGGCACCCCCACCGTGGGTTCGAGACCGTCACCTACATCATCGACGGAGCGTTCCAGCACCAGGACACCACCGGTGGCGGCGGCCTGATCTCCGACGGCGCCACGCAGTGGATGACGGCCGCGTCCGGCATCCAGCACATCGAGCAGCCGCCGCCCGAGCTGGTCGCCAAGGGCGGCCTGTTCCACGGCGTGCAGCTCTGGGTCAACCTGCCGCGCGCCCAGAAGTGGGTGCCGCCGCGCTACCAGGACATCGAGGCCCGCGACGTCAAGCTGCTCGCTGCGGACGACGGCTCGTCCCTGGTGCGCGTCATCGCCGGGTCGCTCGCCGGTCACGACGGCCCCGGCACCACCTACACGCCGATCAACTACCTGCACGCGACCGTCGCGCCCGGGGCGCGCCTGACGCTGCCCTGGCCGCGCGACTTCAACGCGCTGGTGTACGTCCTGTCGGGCCGCGGGACGGCCGGGGTCGAGGAGGTCGCGCTGGACGAGGGGCAGCTCGCGGTGTTCGCCGGCTCGCACCACAAGGGCGAGACGGACGGCCTCGTCGTGCGCGCGGCCGACACCCAGCCGGCCGCCGGTGCGGCGGGCTGGGAGATCCTCGTCCTCGGCGGACTGCCGATCCGGGAGCCGATCGCCCGGTACGGTCCCTTCGTGATGAACACCCGCGACGAGATCGTCCAGGCGTTCGAGGACTTCCAGGCCGGGCGCATGGGCACCGTCCCCGCCGAGAAGGTCCCCCACCGGTCCGAGGCGGACGAACCCCTGGCCTGA
- a CDS encoding long-chain fatty acid--CoA ligase produces the protein MQDFPLTITTIMRCGAGVFGEAEVATWTGDGTRRRTYAEVGERAARLAGALRGLGVDGDQRVATFLWNNTEHLEAYLAVPSMGAVLHTLNLRLFPDQLVYIANHAEDRVVIVDASLIPLLAPVLARFETVRHVVVAGEGDTAPLEGAGKELHGYEELLAAAPAEFAWPEIDERSAAAMCYTSGTTGNPKGVVYSHRSAYLHSMSTCTGNAMGLSASDVVLPVVPMFHANAWGLPYAAVMAGAPLVMPDRFLQAEPLVRLIEAERPTVAGAVPTIWSDVLRYAKEHGSDLTSLRLVPCGGSAVPESLMRGFEEIGVRIVQAWGMTETSPVASVAHPPPGAADEEAWRARVSQGRVLAGLEMRIVGDGDAVLPSDGEAVGEVEIRGPWITGAYHLDEDPGRFHDGWLRTGDVGTLSPDGYLVLTDRAKDVIKSGGEWISSVELENHLMAHPDVVEAAVVGVPDDRWQERPLASVVVRDGAVVTAEELREFLAGRVAGWQVPERWAFLTEVPKTSVGKFDKKVLRRRYADGDLEVRRAD, from the coding sequence ATGCAGGACTTTCCGCTGACCATTACGACGATCATGCGCTGCGGGGCCGGGGTGTTCGGGGAGGCCGAGGTCGCCACGTGGACGGGGGACGGGACGCGGCGCCGCACGTACGCGGAGGTGGGTGAGCGCGCCGCGCGGCTGGCCGGTGCCCTGCGGGGACTCGGAGTGGACGGGGACCAGCGGGTCGCCACCTTCCTGTGGAACAACACCGAGCACCTGGAGGCGTACCTGGCGGTGCCGTCGATGGGCGCCGTGCTGCACACGCTCAACCTGCGGCTGTTCCCCGACCAGCTCGTCTACATCGCGAACCACGCCGAGGACCGGGTCGTCATCGTGGACGCGTCGCTGATCCCGCTGCTCGCGCCGGTGCTGGCGCGGTTCGAGACCGTCCGGCACGTGGTGGTGGCCGGGGAGGGCGACACCGCGCCGCTGGAGGGCGCCGGCAAGGAGCTGCACGGCTACGAGGAGCTGCTCGCGGCGGCGCCGGCGGAATTCGCGTGGCCGGAGATCGACGAGCGGTCGGCGGCCGCGATGTGCTACACGAGCGGGACGACGGGCAACCCGAAGGGCGTCGTCTACTCGCACCGGTCGGCGTACCTGCACTCGATGTCGACGTGCACGGGGAACGCGATGGGGCTGAGCGCGTCCGACGTGGTCCTGCCGGTGGTGCCGATGTTCCACGCGAACGCGTGGGGGCTGCCCTACGCGGCGGTGATGGCGGGCGCGCCGCTGGTCATGCCGGACCGGTTCCTCCAGGCGGAGCCGCTCGTCCGGCTCATCGAGGCCGAGCGTCCGACGGTCGCGGGCGCGGTGCCGACGATCTGGTCGGACGTGCTGCGGTACGCGAAGGAGCACGGGTCGGACCTGACCTCCCTGCGGCTCGTGCCGTGCGGCGGGTCGGCGGTGCCGGAGTCGCTGATGCGCGGGTTCGAGGAGATCGGCGTACGCATCGTGCAGGCGTGGGGGATGACGGAGACCTCGCCCGTCGCGTCGGTCGCGCACCCGCCGCCCGGGGCGGCGGACGAGGAGGCGTGGCGGGCGCGGGTGAGCCAGGGCCGCGTCCTCGCCGGGCTGGAGATGCGGATCGTGGGGGACGGCGACGCGGTGCTGCCCAGCGACGGGGAGGCCGTCGGCGAGGTCGAGATCCGCGGGCCGTGGATCACCGGCGCCTACCACCTGGACGAGGACCCGGGGAGGTTCCACGACGGCTGGCTGCGCACCGGCGACGTCGGGACGCTGTCGCCGGACGGGTACCTCGTCCTCACCGACCGGGCGAAGGACGTCATCAAGTCGGGCGGGGAGTGGATCTCGTCGGTGGAGCTGGAGAACCACCTCATGGCCCACCCGGACGTGGTGGAGGCGGCGGTGGTCGGCGTGCCCGACGACCGCTGGCAGGAGCGTCCGCTCGCGTCCGTCGTCGTGCGGGACGGGGCCGTGGTCACGGCGGAGGAACTGCGGGAGTTCCTCGCCGGCCGGGTCGCCGGGTGGCAGGTTCCGGAGCGCTGGGCTTTCCTCACCGAGGTCCCGAAGACCAGTGTGGGCAAGTTCGATAAAAAAGTGCTTCGGCGGCGCTACGCGGACGGTGATCTGGAGGTGCGGCGCGCTGATTGA
- a CDS encoding AAA family ATPase, which produces MDPVRNPYAPGAGQRPPELAGRDRELRQFEVVLERVARGRPERSMIVTGLRGVGKTVLLNAFRSQAIQRLWGTGKIEARPDQSIRRPVASALHRAVRELAPRHRAPDRIEEFLGVLKAFAQAGPEPAGKTKARAHRWQPGIDVPAARGRADSGDLEIDLTELFVDAASVATDVGVGIALFVDEMQDIPADDVSALCAACHELSQVGGPLIVVGAGLPHLPAVLSASKSYSERLFRYARIDRLDRESADVALLAPAEREDVTFTPEALDALYGAADGYPYFVQAYAKVVWDVAPDSPITVDDIKVAAPEAESELAVGFFGSRYERATPAERDYMRAMAMLGDDPVPTASVADELGRKPSSLSPARDGLIKKGLIYSAERGMVAFTVPHFGTFLRSQPA; this is translated from the coding sequence GTGGACCCCGTGCGGAACCCCTATGCCCCCGGCGCCGGGCAGCGCCCGCCCGAGCTGGCCGGCCGCGACCGCGAGCTCCGGCAGTTCGAGGTGGTGCTCGAACGGGTGGCCCGCGGCCGTCCCGAGCGCAGCATGATCGTCACCGGGCTGCGCGGGGTGGGCAAGACCGTGCTGCTCAACGCCTTCCGGTCGCAGGCGATCCAGCGGCTGTGGGGGACGGGGAAGATCGAGGCCCGGCCCGACCAGTCGATCCGCCGCCCGGTGGCGTCCGCGCTGCACCGGGCCGTCCGGGAGCTGGCGCCCCGGCACCGCGCGCCCGATCGCATCGAGGAGTTCCTCGGCGTGCTCAAGGCGTTCGCGCAGGCGGGCCCCGAGCCCGCGGGCAAGACCAAGGCCAGGGCGCACCGCTGGCAGCCCGGCATCGACGTGCCCGCCGCGCGCGGCCGCGCCGACTCCGGCGACCTGGAGATCGACCTCACCGAGCTGTTCGTCGACGCCGCCTCCGTCGCGACCGACGTCGGCGTCGGCATCGCCCTGTTCGTCGACGAGATGCAGGACATCCCGGCCGACGACGTGTCCGCGCTGTGCGCCGCGTGCCACGAGCTGTCGCAGGTCGGCGGCCCGCTGATCGTGGTGGGCGCGGGCCTGCCGCACCTGCCGGCCGTCCTGTCGGCGAGCAAGTCCTACTCCGAGCGGCTCTTCCGGTATGCCCGCATCGACCGGCTCGACCGCGAGTCGGCCGACGTCGCGCTGCTGGCCCCCGCCGAGCGCGAGGACGTCACCTTCACTCCGGAGGCCCTCGACGCGCTGTACGGCGCGGCCGACGGCTACCCCTACTTCGTCCAGGCCTACGCCAAGGTCGTGTGGGACGTCGCGCCCGACAGCCCCATCACCGTCGACGACATCAAGGTCGCCGCGCCGGAGGCGGAGAGCGAGCTCGCCGTCGGCTTCTTCGGCAGCCGCTACGAGCGCGCCACCCCCGCCGAGCGCGACTACATGCGCGCCATGGCCATGCTCGGCGACGACCCGGTGCCCACCGCGTCGGTCGCCGACGAGCTGGGCCGCAAGCCGTCCAGCCTGTCGCCCGCCCGCGACGGGCTCATCAAGAAGGGTCTCATCTACAGCGCCGAACGCGGCATGGTCGCGTTCACCGTTCCGCACTTCGGCACGTTCCTCCGATCCCAGCCCGCCTGA